Sequence from the Taeniopygia guttata chromosome 18, bTaeGut7.mat, whole genome shotgun sequence genome:
CCTGCCACCATCAGTCTCCccctcattttcttctcttggcCACTGCTGTTCCTGCCAGCACATGGTTCCTGACCATTCCTCTTAACTCCGACAAACCCACACCCCTAGTCATAGGGACGGCACATACTGTGAAATAGAGCAGTGAAATtgctgccccagagctgtgGACCCTGTCCAGGCTGCTGCATGACATAGGGAAGTCCCTACAGGAAGCCTTGTGTCCTCATCTTTGTAGTAGAAACAATACTGACCCTTTTTATGAATGGAGATAGGCTGAGGAAGGAGCTGGACGTCCCAGGTATTAGCAGTATGAGGACTTTCTGCTGCTCCATCGCCCAGGTCACCAAGGAGGTGATAATACAGCCCTGAACACACACTGGAAGTGCCCCCAGGAACTGCAAACCATCACTCTTTGTGTTGAGTCCTGACACAAAAAACATTCCCTTCTCTAGTTCCGtatctttcctttctcttccctgttTTGCTTAGGCCTTCTCTTCTGCATTAACCCCTGAAGGCAGGTCCAGGGTTGGCACCTTGTAGGCTTTGATGCAGAAACCCAGTGCCTACTAGCAAACACTGGCACAAACACTGACTTCCATTTCTGCGGTGTGCCACCTATATGTGTTTACTTATAATTAGCTAAAATCATATTTTCCCTCCCTGCAAATCTAGGAGAATCAACAATACCTGTTCTGACAAGTTTGTAAAACCTTTCCTTAAAGACCTCCAGTGTTGGGGATTGTGCCATTCCCTAGCAACCTGTTCTGGCCCACATCCTAACTCCATCCAAAAGCCTAACttcagggttgtttttttttaaatttcaaatcaGTTATATTCTGCCCTGTTAATTATGGCCATATCCTTCTTCAAAATGACCCCTTGAGCACTTGGTGATGTGCAATGATGAACTGCAATGTTTCCCTTCTTGTCCTTGCCTCAGCTTTCTCTTCTACACATTTCATCAATTCAtttccttcagcctttctcCGATGCCTCCCAGCATCCTCACTGACCTCCTTTGATGTTTTTTCTGTCCACCTGCATTTTTTGAAGTGCAGCATCCCTTGCTAGGCATACTATCCCAGCTTGCCTTGGAGGCTACAGCTCACATGCTCCAGGATGTTGTTTGCCTTTTCCATTGCTGGTGTTCAGTTTGCTTTCTATTACACTGTAAACTCTTCTTTTTTGAGAGGAGGAGggagtggttttggggttggtgaggtttttttttttttttttgaaaactacATCCACCCATTTCGCTCACCTGAACCTGTGTTGCTCACTGCTCATAAAAGTAATGCTGGAAGTTGTACCCGTTGAATATTGCCCTGTAGATTGCAGGCCATTTCTCCATCTAGTGCTGAATCCTGTTGTCTTTGCTGTCCTCAACAGCCTGGAGTAATTAGCAGGTTTTTTAAGGCGGTCATGGATGTTAATCATCCAGGCTGTTAACTTAAGTAATTAAAAAGATCTGGCATCAGAACAGACCCCTGCAAAAATCCTCTGAATATGTCCTTCCATTTTGACAAACACTGATAATTAGCACTTGCTGTACACTGATCTCACCAGTTTTACACTCACCATGCCCTTTTATCTTCTTAAAAAGGGGCCAGGACAGCCAATGTCAAAAACTTTCCTAAAGTCAGCATATGTGACATCTGTTACTTATCACTTTATTCCTAAAACATTGTGCCACACCAGGACATAAGAGTGGTTTTTCCTGATGTGCCCTTCTCTCTGCAACCAGGACATCATCCACCCCTTATTCTGTACCATTTACGTCATGCCCATATCTGATACTTCCCAACTATGGTATATACATATAAATTCATATAACTCTACACAAGCACAGCTATTATTTCAGTAGTCACTGGCCATCCCCTCTAAGATGTCTGTTGAGTTCAGTAAGATCATGAGTGGTGTGTCTGGAGCAGTCCATACTCACTGTTCAGGGTAGCTATGATACAGTGGCATTGTCATTCAACAACCAATATGACATATGAAACTCAACATTACAGACTTTTCACACCCAAAATCAAATCTCCTTGGGGTACATATCATGTTTCCCTGTCCTTCTGCATTACTCATCTGGTGCACCCATGTCCTtgagcaaaaacaatcccaGGGGAGGATTTGCCTTTGCTTCAGAAATGTGTCTTCTGAAGTTGGTTCCATCAGGGACCACGGGGCTGCTCCCATTCTCAGGAAGGTGGGCCCcatccttccctgctcctggcacctGGCCCACCAGTTAAGGCAACTAAACCCAGAGCCCTTTTGGCAATATCAGCTGTGCAACCATGCATTTATCTCCAGATGTCCCCATTGGAATTGTAGTCAGGGTTCTTCGGCCAGGAACACACCAAAGCCCCCAAACCCTTCACCTGCCCACCCAGAGCCTTTTAATCACTTTTGATCCAatctaaaccaatctgtgacCATTTATAATACAAGGATGAGGGCCATTATGAAATGGGTCACTGTGATGGGTGACTACGGCTGTAGTGTAGTAAAATCTCTCGTACATTTCTTGGGAAACATCCTCTCAATATCACAGCTTGGCTTCAGggcccatccctgctgcctctgttcTTCACAGGAGGAGTTGCCACAGTGAAGATAAGCTCAGACTGCTATGGGGTGAGTAAAAGATCCAGAGAGTCATAAAGAGGGAAGATGTTTTGCCTAATATCGAGGAACAAGTAGCTCAAGTTCTATTCAAGGTTACTAAAGGTTCTTGGCCTCCCTCTCATGGGAGAAGTCAGTATTGCCTTCTGCCGACAGAGtctcctgtgtccctgcagcgGGTGGCTGGAGGAAGTGCTCGGCATAGTAGGTAAAGCTTTAAAGTGAACAGCCTCGAGCTTTTCTTTGCAATAAGCACACCCAGCActgaaagacatttttatttctaaggcGTGTTACAGCCTGATTGTTTTTTAATTCCATTTAGCTCAATTGGCCCGAGCATGATGCTAACATGAAGGTTGTGGGTTCAATCTCTGTATGGGCCATCCTCTCAAGAGCTGGACTCGGTGATACTTATGGGAACCTTATGggttccttccagctcagaatattctgtgattctgtgaattagAGCAGCAAAGAATGCCACAGTTGCTAAACCAATCCCTCCTTCTGACCATATCCTCAGGAGAGACAGGGGGACTTTTTGCCTTCCCTTGCTCTTGAGTCACTGAACTCTGGTCACTCACAGGATTGCCAAACCTTCCATGCCATGCCTCCCAAGTGTCCATTAGAAGCTGCtttctgccagcccagccttcccttcccctcagcAGTGTCCTGTCCCATGCCATGTAGGGCCCTGGATGTGTCTGTCCAGCTGTTTCTCTGCTTCCTTCCCAGTCTCTATCAGTTTCTCCCATCTGCTCTCTCTCCCCTCCGGACTGTGCACTCATGAGATGACAAGGAGCAGCCCAGCCATGACAGAAACTAGGTGGGTTGTGCAAATTTGCACACTAACTTGTGATTAAACAAATTAAGAGCAAAAGACTTCATCACAgattcattttcattttgaagatCAGCTAGTATGTTTGGAAAAAATGGGCAGTGACTCATAATGTTGTTTCCCACACAAAAAAGGACTGGTGTGCCTGAAAAGCTtggctgcttttattttcctatcaTATTATGCTAATAATTATCATGCTAATGAAAGACATGCTCTTGCATTCTTCTTACACTTTTTATCACCACTGTTGCTTTTTAATCCTTGACATTTTCATTTCCTAGCCCAAAATTACTTCCTCTCTGTTAGAAAATACATTCAAGAGCCTATCCTTGACCTGGAAACAAGGCCTGCAGGtgatttataaataaataataaataaaataaatcccgGGGTTGAGATCGGGGATCAGAGCTGGGATCGGGGATTGGGATCGGGGCCGGGATCGGGGAACGGGATCGGGaatcgggatttgggatcgggatcggggATCGGGAACGGGATTTGAGATCAGGATCAGGATCCGGGCCGGGATCGGGGATCGGGGATCGGTGGCGGGATGGGGGATCGGAGCCGGGAGTCAGGATCGGGAtcggggcagggatgggggatcgggatcgggactGGGGAtcggggcagggatgggggatcgggatcgggactGGGGATCGGGATCGGTGGCGGGATAGGTATCGGGATtggggatcgggatcgggactGGGGATCGGGGCAGGGATGCGGGACCGGGGCCGGGATCCGTTTCGGGGCCGCGTCCCGCCCCTCTGTCCCGTCCCTCTGTCCCGCCCCTCTGTCCcgcccctctgtccctctgtcccgtCCCTCTGTCCCGCCCCTCTGTCCcgcccctctgtccctctgtcccgcCCCTCTGTCCcgcccctctgtccctctgtcccgcCCCTCTGTCCCGTCCCTCTGTCCCGTCCCTCTGTCCCGCCCCGGCCATGGCGGCGCGGCTGTGGCGGCTCTGCAACCTCCTCATGGCCGCTTTCTTCGGGCTGGCGGCCGCCGTGCAGGTGAGGCCGGGGCTCCCCTCCCGTCCCCTGCGCTCCCctcggccgggccgggctctcAGTGCGCGCCTCCCGCTGCAGGTGAACGACCCCGACGCGGGGCTGTGGATGGTGAGTACGGGCcgccttttccctttccctttccctttccctttccctttccctttccctttccctttccctttccctttccctttccctttccctttccctttcccctttccatttcccctttcctcttctcctttccctttttcccttcccctctccttcgGCTCCTCCTGCCCGGAGGTCCCGgcggccccagccccgctccgctAACGCCCCTCCGATCCGGGGCCGCCGGAGGAAACGTCCCGGCTCCCAGCTGAAGAGCGGGCAGACTCCGGGAAAACGATTTCTGTATTGCAGCGACGCTGGAATCCGACCGTGCTTCCAGGATTTGCCTTATTTCACCCAGATCTGCACTTGCTCCTGCAGAGCATCGCTTGCCCGTGCAGGGCATCCCGAGCTGCTCTCGCTCCTCCCGGCCCGCTGTGCCCGTGGCACTGAGcagcccccgggccgggctgggcgcTGCGGGTGACAGGGACAGTCTGTGTGTGcgacaggagctgctggctgggcaggagctgccctgccagcctggggtgCCTGAGCCCCTCTGACAGCAGCACCAAGGCGGGGCAAAATGCCCCAGCACGGGTGGAGGGTTTGgggagcgcagggctgggcaggaccCTGTCCCGTCAGGGGCAGCATTCAGAAAAGGGGCTCTGCGGTGCTTGGTCAGACAGGCAGTATTCTGTaagccaggagcagaggaacaAGGGCTGGCTGAGGGCTGATGGCGTTTTGGGTGGTGATGGTGAAGATGAgcaccagcagtgccagggcatgCTGGAGGGCGAGGGACTGGGAtctgctctgtgcctctgacaaactgctgggaaggggagaagtgctgctgtggctgggcaCTTCTGCTTCCTCAGCTCGCTAAGTTTTGCTACCAAGTAGATTTATGTCATTAACAGGTTGTCTACTTAGTGCCAGCTGCCCTGACACTGCTTGTCAGCATCAACCCTTCAATAACAGGTATGATACTGCTGTGCAAAACAGTCTCTGCTAAAATTTTGCCCTCAAAAGGTTGTTCTGTTGATTTTAgggtttcttgtttgtttgtttgtttgtttgtttgttttgttttttttttttaattgagccACAGATTAAAATCAGGCTGTGTAGAAATACATCCTATTACCTTCTGAGGGCAAAAAGCTGCGAGACCTATTTCTATAGAAGCTGGTTACTGCTTTAGTGCTGGTGGCTGGGCATTCTGCAGATGAGGAGAGGAGCCCAGCAGaaagcccagctgctgggatAGGCCTGCCACTGCACCCCAATTCCAGCTTAAAGCCTTCTGGAGCAGAAGCCTGGGAGCATGTTTTGAACCCAGCTCTGTGTTTACCTTAGCAATTGactttgtttctttgttgtaaatctggttttgtttatCTACCTCCCACAAAAGCAGCTGAGCTTTGCACAGTCCCATGAAAGTGCTAAAGGTCTTGTTCAGTGCCAGGTATTGCAGCTGCCCCACAGAGCAATGGGCAGCAGTAGGAACATTCAAAGGCTGTGTTTCCAGTGGTGTGTATTGTGGGGGCTAACAGCAGTTCAGAGGATCATTCAGATTAGATTTGTTTCAAGTTTTAAGAACATAGTtaagatttttgtattttaatttcatggaaataattttaaataaagccaTTTTATATACACGAAGTGACTGTATCTGTTCTGGATGAATATTTATGCCGAATAGACTAAAATCacacttaaaaaacaaaaccattggTATTGTCACAAATTACACCATTGCAGTCTCTTGGCATTCTGGCCACCTTAAGCATATAAAGTGTCAGCATTCCTAAGTTCAGAACTATAAGGCTTGTGGTTTTGAATATTTCAGGGGAGGTTTTGGCTGGTCGATAGAATCTGTATGTTAAACTCATAGTTAGGATTTTCCTTGTGCCCAGATCTGTGTAAACTAAAGATTATAATAGCACGACTTCTGTAAAACTGCAGGTTTATGTAAATTCACCAAGGGGTATTTGCCATTCAGGTCTGTGGAATACCCATATGGGTTTACTTCATGCTTCATGAGAGTGGCTGACAGTCTATTTCTTTCCTCAGACAATGATGTTTGGAGGAGCCTCTGTGACCTTCATTCTGCTGGCTGTGTTGTTGGGACCATCGCCTTGGCTTGCTCTTTGTTTGCTTACGCTcaaggaaacatttttcatgAAGAGGAAGGCAGGTGAGCAGTGGGCACAAGCACAGTGAAACAgctttgtgctgttttcctggagctgtgggagtgGTAATCATTGTTTTAAAAACTCTTGAGGCGATACCAAATTCATGTTTATCTGGCATGGGCTGCTGAGTCCTCCAAGGTATTGAGGACAAAGGAGAATTTCTCACCTGGACATTCAGGTGTGTGAAAAGCAAGTGCTTGCAGAGTACTGAGGTGAAGCCCTGGCAGCTTTTTCTGCACCTAAACACAGTCTGGAAAACTG
This genomic interval carries:
- the TMEM220 gene encoding transmembrane protein 220 isoform X2: MAARLWRLCNLLMAAFFGLAAAVQVNDPDAGLWMVVYLVPAALTLLVSINPSITDNDVWRSLCDLHSAGCVVGTIALACSLFAYAQGNIFHEEEGRELFGLVIVAVWMSLCRSSAKSPLGGARLVAAVVVALFPFVSWLYIYVNKDMRESWPTHCKTVI
- the TMEM220 gene encoding transmembrane protein 220 isoform X1; this translates as MAARLWRLCNLLMAAFFGLAAAVQVRPGLPSRPLRSPRPGRALSARLPLQVNDPDAGLWMVVYLVPAALTLLVSINPSITDNDVWRSLCDLHSAGCVVGTIALACSLFAYAQGNIFHEEEGRELFGLVIVAVWMSLCRSSAKSPLGGARLVAAVVVALFPFVSWLYIYVNKDMRESWPTHCKTVI